TCATTGCCAAGGCTGAAAATTCGGGTATATAACGATTGTTTTCGATAACCTTTTTTAATTTTTCAGTTGATACAAACCCCCACTCCGTGCTCAATTTGCTAAATAATTCCATAAGTGAATTCAACGTTGCAACTACATCACAATTAATTCTATTTTTACTTGCCCATTGTGCAATACGACCTAAGGCCGGTTGTTCCTCGCCATGGCTTGGATAAACTCTAAAGTCACATAAAAACATTATTTTGATTCTTTCCGGATCAAGATTCATCTTTTGAGTAAAAATATCTGTTAACGATTCTAATTCTTCAGGATCATTTTTGACAATTCTTAACTTACTAATAAGGCTCTTTACACTAGGAGTTAGGCCCGATAAATAAATCAAATATTTTTCCATATTAAGCGGCAGCTTATTTACTATTTTTCCTAGTCCCCAAATAGTCGGATTATTGGATTTCACCTGAACAGAAATATTAGTCTGATTAAAAACCAAAGTAAAATCATTTTTACCTTCTAAACGAATACCTTTAAAGTCCGCATCATCTATATGTTCCATTACCGCATCAATCGCACTATAATACTGATGTCGAAATCCTATAGCAGCATTTGCCCCGCCTAGATCGCCATTTTTCATTTTTGGCACACCCCATTTAACTGTCAAAATAAATTAGTTGATTATTCAAACAAACCATATGTTATATTTGAATTATTTTACCATAATAATATCCATTGTAAAAATGCTATCACAATTGAATAAGGACTATTATTTTTTGACCGGATTGGCAAATAGACCAAGATCTATAATGATTATTTTAAATTTATCGACTGTCAAACAAATTTATGATGACTCAGAGTATAGGTTACTCACAAAATCAGCAAACATCACATAAATAAATTGAACCCCTAAAATTCGATTTATGTCAATCTTTGGGGTTCAACTTAATATAACTAAAATTTTACTATAGTTTTTGTTAACACCTATCGCAAACTGATAGCCTCCGATTTAACACCTAAAGGAAATTTCAAAAGGATTTCTGTGTATGGAAATTGGGAATGCTTCAAGGCTAAACAACGTGTCATGCTTTCAGCCGATCAATTTGTTGCTGTAATGCCTGAATAGTAGCTGTAGAAGACGTCGGGTCTGCCATTAATTGATCATACTTGAACTGAAGTACTGCTAAGTCAGCTTCTACCGGTTGCGGCGCTTTAACAACTTTGTCAGGATCAACTAATTGGTGCGTCTCGAATTGCAATACCCGAGTAGCAACGGCCTGGCAAAACGGTTCATCATGTGAAACAAAAATTACGGTTCCAGGATAATTTTGTAAGTAATCGGCCAACGCATCCAGCGCGTCCACATCCAAATAATTGGTTGGTTCATCTAACATTAAAACGTTATATTGACCGACTAAAATACGAATTAGCTGTAATTTAACTAGTTCACCACCACTTAACGCCGATACCAGTTGCGGATAAAAGCGTGCTGGCAGGCCCAACGCGCCCATGACGTTACGGATCGTTTGATCCGGTAGCTGACTGACTTGCCGCACCGTTTGCCACACTGACTGTTTACCGTCGAGCACTGTCATATCTTGGTTGAATACTCCGACTCGTGCCGCCGGAGCCAATCGTAATCCTGACACCCGGCCACCTAAAATTGCACGCAGTAATGTGGTCTTACCGCTACCGTTGGGCCCCACGATAGCGACCCGATCATGTGGCCTGATTTGAAAGTCAGCGTGTGCTAACAACGTTTTTCCATATTCAGCCAATGTGACATTAAGACCAGTTACCACGGTCTTACCTGTAAACGTCGGAAAATCTGTCGCGACTAACTTAAAGCCTGAAGTCGTAAAGGGCTTAGCAACTTGCGGTTCCCGTTGTCCTCGGGCGACCATGCGTTTAGCCGTTCGTTCCATCTTGGCCGCGGTAGCTTCCCTAGTCGCTTTCGTCTTGGCACGCTCTACTTGCGACATTCGCCGATTGCCTTTTCGAATCCGCTGGGCTTTTTCATTACGTTGACGCTGCGCTGCTAGTAACTCACGCTGATGAGTGTTTTGGCGCTGATACGCGACTTTCTGAGTTGCGAGTTGCTGCGCTTTTACCGTCTGATAATATGCGTAATTGCCTGCATATGCGGTGAATTTTTGGTGTTCAACCGCCCAAGTCTGTGTCGTCACAGCATTTAATAATTGCCGATCATGTGAAATCAACAACAGCAACCCACGAAAACGTTGTAACTGATTAATAAGCCATTGCTGATGTGTTTCATCCAAATTAGATGACGGTTCATCTAGAATTAAAATTGTTGGCCGGGCGCTCAAAGCCTGCCGAATTCTGGTTAGCATAGCTTGACCACCACTTTGGTCAAAAGTCGGTGCGATTTGGGCAACATAGCTGACTGGCTCGTCCACCATAATTTGCCCCGTATAATCACGATCAGTACCCGTCAGTAAATGGGCCAGTGTTGATTTACCAGCACCGTTCCGGCCAACCACGCCGATTTTATCCCCGGCATTGGCGACTAATCGGTCAATTGTAAATAGTGGCCGTCCCGCCATATCTTTTTGAATATTTTTTAAATTAATCATTGTCATTAATAAGCATCCCCTTAGTTGCAGGGACTAATTTATGGCACAAAAAAGCGTCCTCAAAATGAGAACGCTGGCAATTGATTCCACCAGCACCCTAATTAATCCCAAAACGGACAGTCCACCCCTATGCTAGGCATGGCTCTGTTCAGTTACTAGAATTAATTAGTTGCGCATTGGCTGAATACCTCGTGTTTTATAAGTTACTTTGTAGATTAGCATGTTTAATTTCAATTTGCAAGAACCATTGTTTTTTAAAAGTTTTTTCAGTAAACTAAAATTACTTTCAGAAAGCAGGTGTCAGCTTGAAAAAGATCATTGCAATTACCGGCTTCGCAATGCTAGGTGGTGGTCTCCGGGAGGGGCTTAGTTTGCTCGTCACTTGGCCACAGCATTTCTGGATAACGTGTCTGATTAATATTGTGGGAGCATTTGTTCTTAGCCTGATTACTAACTTGTTACCAGCGCGGTTACCCGTCTCTGAAGATATTGTTATCGGTATGAGTGTCGGGTTCGTTGGTAGCTTTACTACTTTTTCCACCTTCACTTTTGAAACGCTACAATCGTTTCAAAGTGGTCATAGCGTTTTAGCTTTAAGTTATGTCGCTGCTAGCTTAGGGTTGGGTTTGCTAGCGGGGCTAGCTGGAAACTTCCTTAGCACCTATTGGCTACCAAAGGAGGAATTTTAATGTTAGTCCTAGTCGGATTGGCCGGTGCCGGCGCAGCTGTAGGGGCCTTAAGTCGTTACGGCATCATGCGCTTAGCACTACCTCTCAATCGATGGCCGTTACCAATTGCCACGTTATTTATCAATCTAACCGGCGCTTTATTGCTCGGTTGGATTTTAACCAGCTCATTACCGCCCAACTGGCAGATTTTTCTAGGAACTGGGATTATGGGTGGCTATACGACTTTTTCAACAATGATCAACGAACTCGTGTTGCTCGGCCGTAACCACCATCAACGGGTCGCCTGGGAATACTTTGGCTTGAGTCTCGTCGGTGGCCTAGTCATGGTTTATCTCGGAACTTTAATCTAACTCAAAAAACAGGAAGTCTCACAAAACTAACTGAGATTTCCTGTTTTTGTTCAATGACTATTTAGTTCCAACAAGCCGCCTTTACGGCTAGCGTGCCGATGACACTAGTTTTAACAACGCTCATCTTTATCTTTCAAATTACGTGGTGGCATTTCCGAATAATGCAACGCCGGCAATCGCCACGACGATCAGGCCTAACCATAATGCGATTTTAAATAAAAACAACCCAATCACAATCATGAACACCCAACCGATAATTTTAAAACCAATTTTAAAGATAACTTTGAGCAACCATAAACCAATTACTAAAGCAATCAATAAACCGATCATCTATGCGCTCTGCGAAGAGAGCTTCCCTCCTTACAAGTCCCATCATGGGTACCTTGCCAGTTAGTATAGCACGCGCTATACAGCGGCAGACTGATTGCAGTCGTAAATTAAGAGAAGCTTAATTTTGCAACGCCGCAACTTGTCGCACCATCGCTAATTCTTCGTTAGTTGGGATCAACATCACTTTAATCTTGGAATCTGCGCCACTGATGAGTCCTTCTTGACCCGCTTCATTTAATTTCGGATCCAGGGTCACACCAAAGATGCTCAGTTCATCAATAATTTGCTGGCGCAAGGTCGCATTATGCTCGCCAATGCCGCCCGCAAAAATCAGCGCATCCGCCCGTTTTAATTCTGTCAAATAGCTACCGGCATACTTAACAATCCGATTGACAAAAATTTCAACAGCTAGTTGGGCTTGGGGATTCGTGGCTTCTTGCGCACGGATTTCACGCATATCTGGTGAAATTCCTGAGATTCCTAACAACCCAGACTGATTGTTAAGCATCATCATGATTTCATTCGGATCATCGATCTTTAAAGCTTTCATGAGGAATGGCAATACGGCCGGATCAACGTCACCCGCGCGCGTTCCCATTGTGACACCCGTTAATGGCGTAAAGCCCATCGATGTGTCGAAGGCCCGGCCATTTTTTACGGCAGCTAATGACGCGCCACTACCTAAGTGTAACGTCACCAGGTTGAGGTCATCTTTCGGCTTAGCCAGCAGTTCTGCAGCCCGACCGGTTAAGTAACCATGCGAGATACCATGTTCACCGTAACGGCGAATATGGTATTTTTGGGTCAATTCATATGGCAAACTGTAAATTGCATTCATTTCTGGTAAATCGGTAAAGAATTGACTATCAAATACCGCGTACTGTTTAACGGTCGGTAAAGCCTGAGCCATCGTCTCAATACCACGTGCCTCCATCGGATTATGCAATGGTGCAAAGTCACTAAGCCCCTTAATGGCCTCGAGTACCGCTGGCGTCACTTCAACTGCTTGCTTGAACGTTTCGCCACCCGCAACGACTCGGTGAGCAACTGCCGTAATTTCCGTTAATGAGTCAATAATTGCTAATCGCTGTAATTCAGCCAATAACATCTGCGCCGCATGATTTTGATCTAAATTATCGACTGTCGTTTCAAACTTTTGATGGTCACCATACTTGATGGTGAAAATTGAACCGGGCATACTAATCCGTTCAACGAGACCACTAGCAACCACCGTTTCAGCAGGCATAGCAAATAATTGCCATTTCAATGATGAACTACCTGCGTTAATAATTAATGTTTTTTGCATTTCTCAATCAACTCCCATGTAATAGAATACCGAACTTTTCTGAAAATTGCTCAACTTTTTTCAATCGTGTCATTTGACATCTTAATTCATTCGCTAGTCCCAATCTTCCACTGTTAACTAACCAGAACATGTTATTATTAAGACGTTAACTTTTACAGATTAGAGGAACCCAATTAATGACGACCACAACCGATGTCGACCTAGTCCAAACTGGATTAGCGCACTTAATTCACCACACGCGTAAACAAATCGAATCATTAACTAAAGCATTAGACCACCTGCCTGATGTCAGTGATTTGCAACTCAAGGGCACGTTATTGAAGACGTATGCTAGCCAGATCGAGGGGCACCATCATTTCGTCGAATTGCCCGACTATCAAGGCCACCAACTCAGTATTAAACTCGATATTAAAAAATCAATTATTGAAAATGCCGAGGATTATTTTCATCGTTATCACAAAAGCAAACGCGGTCAAGCGACCGTTCAACAAAATTTGGCGACGGCCAAGACCGAACTATACCAGCAATTAGCAACTCAAGCAGCTTTCGACCCTAATGATCCACAAGCGGTCGCCGCGCTTAAGCAAACACTGATTGCTGCGGGCGCGATTCATACCCACGTTTTACACTCGTCTAAGGCCCCAACACCCGCCCATCCCCGCCGCTTTTACACGCACGACCACGTGCTGGTTGAAGTTGGTAAAAATAGTCGTCAAAACGACCACCTAACATTGACGGCCCGTAAAGATTACTACTGGATGCACGCGGGTGGTGAAATTCCCGGTTCACACGTGGTTATTCACAGTAATCATCCGAGTGAACAAACCTTGCAGGAAGCGGCCGTACTGACGGCCTATTACAGTAAGGGTCGTCAGATGAACCGCGTACCTGTTGATGTGCTCACCGTTGGCCAGATGCGTAAACCCAAGGGTGCTAAGGCTGGGCTTGTCACCTTTAGTGGTCCTGCACGCACGATCACCGTTATCCCGGATGCCACTTTAGCCGCTGAATTACGTGACCAGGAGGATATTCACCATGACACCGATTGAGGCCTATATTGCTAACACACCACAAGCCTATCAATCGCAATTAATAGCCTTACAGCAAACCATTGCAACGGTCTTACCAGAGGCGCAAGAGCAGTTAAAGTACCAGATGCCGACCTTCTATTGGCACGAAAACGTCATCCATTTTGCTTTATTCAAACATCACTTTGGCTTGTACCCAACGCCAAGTGCAATTGAGACTTTTCATGATCAATTAATCACCTATAAAACAAGCAAAGGGGCCATCCAGTTTCCGCTGGATCAGCCCCTACCACTTGAATTGATTACTGCTATTACCGAATTCCGTCGTCACGAAATCATAGCGAAATACGACCTTTAGGATTACCGCTGCCACCAAGACTGTTTAAGAAAATCAATGGCGGTTACGTCACTCAACGCAATCGGCTTAACGACTCCCGCTTGTTGATTCAAAAAAAGCTGCTGGTCGTCCACAGCCGCAATTAAGCCACTCGGCTGATGACCATCACTTAAAGTTAACCGAACCACGCAGTTTAACTCATAAGCTTGCAATAACGACGCTTCAATTGGTTTCAGCTGTTCCATTAGATCACCTCATCGAAATAGTAGCTCCATCATAGCACATTTTTAGAACGTACGTTCGATAAAAACTATTACATTTTGATGACGTTGATAAGCCGGTCACTTGTACCAATCAGTAATTTCACCAGCTAACTAATTATGCCGTTAACTACCGAGGTTACCGAACATTCGCCCAAATTATTTTAAAATTGCCCGGATTCGGTCAGTTGAAGTTAGCGCACGGCTATGGCTCAGTTCAAAACATGACCGTCATTAAATTCAAAAGCCGCCAGCTTAGAATAAGTCTCGTATTTGAGACTGGGCGGGTTCGGGCTCAAATCGATGTCGGTTTACGTTCCAGCAATTGTCGCTCCGCCCCGGAGGTCGGAAATAGGGCGATTATTGCTGAAGAACAGGAGTCTACCTAACGAGCCTAAGAGTGAGCTATTTTTGACCTTAATAAACAGGACGCGCTAATAAAAAGGCCACTCCCCGGCATATTGGGGGAGTGGCCTTTAATGCAATTTACTTTAGAATCGCGGTAATAGCTTTTACTTCATCATCACTAAAGGTTAAATTGTGCGTTGCTTCAAGATTAGCGTGCAAGTGGTCGACATTGGTCGTACCAATGATGACGCTCGTGACGACCTGTGACCGTAGTAGCCAAGCCAAAGCCATTTGGGCCAAGGTTTGTCCCCGTTGCTCAGCGATTCTGTTCAGGGCATTCAACTGATTGACAACGGCTGCAGTCCCCTGATCAAATAAATATTTATTCGTTCGATGAATCGGAAAATCGGCTGGAATTCCTTGTAAGTAGCGCTGCGTCAATAATCCTTCAGCTAATGGACCATATACCACCAAGCCCGCATTATGCTGGCCGAGATAGTCAATCAGGCCCGTTGTTTGAGCCTGTTGATTCAACATGTTATATGAGTACTGATTAACCGTAAACGGCGTGTGCATCTCATTAAAATACTTAACCATCGTTGCCGTTTGGTCGCGATCATAATTTGAAATTCCGACATACAACGCCTTCCCCTGACGAACCAACTGGTCAAGGGCCGCGGCAGTTTCATACAAATCGATGTTAGGGTCTGGACGATGTGAGTAGAAAATGTCGACGTAATCTAAATGCATTTGCTTAAGACTACGATCCAATGAACTGATCAACGTTTTGCGTGAGCCGAAAGCCCCATACGGCCCTGACCAGGCCGGATATCCGGCTTTAGTCGTAATGACGAGCTCATCACGATACGGCTTTAAATCTCGTTGCATAATTTGTCCGAACGTCCGCTCTGCCGATCCCTTCGATGGTCCATAATTATTTGCTAAATCAAAGCTAAAAACGCCATGATCAAAGGCATCTAGAACCACTTTTCGTGAATTGGCAAACGGCGCTTCATCCCCAAAATTTCGCCATAGCCCTAACGAGACAACGGGTAACTGTAGCCCCGTCTTACCCACGCGTCGAATCGGTAATTCGTCATAGCGCGTTGATGCTGCTGAATATGTCATCATTACTCACCTCATCTAATTTTTGAATACTATTTATATTATACCGCGCCTGTAATATTGGTACTGATCAAACGCTTAAGCGGATACAAAAGGGCGATCCTCGCCAAATGCTAGGACCACCTCACTTAGGAGTTTATATGTGATGTCTGCTGTTGCTGCCTAATTAGACTTTGATTTGAAATAAGGTTCAACAGTGCGTGGCTATTTCAAACCACCATCTATTGTAGCCCGGAATCGCCCGTTCGTTAAGTCATTGCGCGTCAGAATTGAGGTAGGCGGTTATAATATGCTAAATATTGGCGACCATGGACAGCATCCACCATTACTTTAGTGACGCTCGTATTAGCTGGCTCCGGTAAGCTCATCGGATCGGTCGGCTTTAGTATCGCTAAGGCCATGGCTTTGACGGTAAAACCATGGGTCACGACAATGATCTGCTCGTCTGGATGGGCTTGTGCTGTTGTCTTCAAAAATGCTGCTACTCGTTGTTGCACGTGCTCAAAAGTCTCGCCATCCGTCGCAACCTCCACGTAGCTTGGCAAAACGTCCTGTAAAAGTGGATCAAAGTACTGCGGATAGGCCGCTAGCAACTGATCATTATCCTGTCCATCCCACTGGCCGTATGAAATTTCCAATAACCGCTCGTCCTGGCTAACAGGTAGTTGCCGGCCTTGATTCAAAATCGCCGCCGTGGCCTGGGTCCGGTCAAGCGGGCTACAAATCAACCGATCCGCGAAGCTAATATCAAACGTATCGTGCAACGTTTGCGCTTGCTGCTTGCCAACCGAATTCAAATGCGTGACAGCTGTATTAATCGTGCCTTGTTTTAAATTTTGGGCGTTGGCCGCTGTTTGTCCATGTCGTACCACGTAAAAGGTTGTCATCGTGCGCCTCCAAGATTAAATTATTATTAATAATACTAATTGTGCCACAGCCTTTTCTCATTATCTAGCTTGACAAATGGTTACGTGCTTGCTAAATTAATACCAACGCAATTAACCGACTGGTGCTAACACCAGTTTAACGAAGGAGTGTCCAACTGATGGTTCTAACTAATCCTATCAATCATCATATCAGTTCCTCCTGGTCTACACACCCATCTGTGTCGGCCTAATTTTGCGTACGCAAATCAGCCTGAGCACGGATGCTAAGACATTCGCTACCAGGTGGAATTGCTTAATCTCGTTATTATCCGTCCTGGTAGTCGAAACCGACTGCGAGGACTTTTTTATTACCTTGATTAAACTACTGAAAGCGAGGATTTTTCATGCCAATTTATAATTTTTCTGCTGGGCCAGCCGTTCTACCACAACCAGTCATCACTCAAATTCAAGCGGAGCTACCATCATTTCGAGACTCCGGCATGAGCATTTTAGAGATCTCCCATCGCTCCGATTTATTTGCGCAAGTCCTTCAAGATGCCGAACAAGATCTTCGCGATTTAATGGCCATTCCTGACAACTATCACGTGCTCTTCTTTCAAGGCGGGGGCACGCTACAGTTCACAGCTGCGCCACTAAATCTGGCGCCTCATCATCGTATCGGGTTGCTTGATAGCGGTCACTGGGCACAACGCGCCGCCGATGAAGCTAAACGGGTCGGTACTAAAGTCACGATACTGGGGAGTAGCGCTGCCAACCATTTTAACCAACTGCCAACGGTCGTCCAGCCCATCGATCAATCCCTCGATTATATTCATCTTACAACTAATAATACTATTGAAGGAACCATGATGACGCGCCTGCCAGTTACGGGTCAAGTACCACTGGTAGCCGACATGTCATCAAACTTTTTAGGTGAACCTTACCAAGTCAGCGATTTTGGGCTCATCTTTGCTGGTGCTCAGAAGAATCTGGGTCCCGCTGGTTTGACAATCGTCATTGTCCGTGATGATTTAATTGGTCAAGTCGCCAACCTGCCAAGCATGCTGGATTACCAGCTATTCGCGGCTAAAGATTCGATGTTCAACACGCCGCCTGTTTTTGCTATTTACGCCGCGGGTCTCGTACTCAAGTGGCTAAAGGCCCAAGGCGGGCTCAGCACAATGACTGCTCGCAATCACGCTAAAGCCGCCTTACTCTATGATTTCTTAGACCAGTCACAACTATTTACTAATCCAGTCAAGACCAGCGACCGTTCGACCATGAACGTTCCATTCGTCACAGGTCAGGCCGACCTCGATGCCGCAGTCATTCAAGGCGCCCGTGAGCACGGGTTATTAAACCTAAAGGGTCACCGCTTAGTTGGCGGTATGCGTGCCAGCCTCTATAACGCCATGCCGTTAGCCGGTGTTCAGGCATTAGTTGACTATCTAGCCGCTTTTGAAGCACACCATCGTTAATCAAGGAGGATATTTATGTATCAAGTTAAAACCTATAACGCCATCGCCCCAGCCGGCCTCAACACGTTTACTGCTGATTACACGCTCAATCAATCTGAGCATCCGGATGCTTACTTAATTCGCTCGGTCAACCTACATACCGAGACATTACCGTCATCGTTGAAAGTCATTGTGCGCGCTGGTGCCGGCGTTAACAACATTCCTATCGATCAGGCAACCGCCAACGGGACTGCAGTTTTCAACACCCCGGGAAGTAACGCTAATGCCGTTAAGGAACTCATCATCGGCCTGCTCATTATGGCATCCCGTAATCTAATAGCTGCAACGACCTATTCGGCCCAGCATACCGAAGCTGATATTTCTCAACGCACAGAACACGACAAGACGCAATTTAATGGTATTGAATTAACGGGTAAGACCTTGGCCGTCATCGGACTCGGCCATGTTGGCGCTCTCGTTGCCAATGCAGCATTGAGTCTAGGCATGAATGTAATTGGTTACGACCCCTATCTATCTGCAGATGCCGCTTGGAACATTGCCAAACAAGTCCAGCGAGCGGCCACGCTGCCAGATGCAGTCAAACAAGCTGATTTTGTCACCGTCCACGTTCCTAAAAATGCCGACACACTTCATCTGATTAATAAAGATGCGTTAGCCGCCATGCCAACAGGCGTTCAATTATTTAATTATTCACGGCTGGGCATCGTTGACAATACTGCCGTCATGAATGCGTTAGCCACGGGACAAGTTGCCCACTACTACACCGATTTTGGCGAACCCCAGCTTGCCAACCAATCCGCGGTTACCGTGACACCCCATATTGGCGGCTCGACTATCGAGGCTGAAATCAACGGTGCCACACAAGCTGCGCGCACTATCATGACTTATTTGGAAACCGGTAACGTTCATGCAGCCATCAATCTGCCAGACTTAAACGTCCCGTTCAACGCGGCTTACCGCTTTACAGTCATTCACGAAAATGTGCCTAACATGGTGAGTCAAATCACGGCCAAACTAGCAGCGGCCAACCTCAACATCACTACCATGGCTAACGCCGCTAAGCACCAGATTGCTTACACCATCATTGACGTCGACGACCTACAGCAGCCACAACAAGCCGACCTAATAGCTGAACTGTCTAAAATTCCGGCAGTGAGTCGCGTTCGACTATTAAAACGGGGTAGCGTCGAATGAAGATTGAACACTTACAACACCCGACAACTCACCAACTCGATCAGTTAATGACAATCTGGTTAAGTGGTAATTTAACGGCCCATGACTTTGTCAGTGCCGACTACTGGCGTCAACAAGCCCCCTTAGTACGTGAAGCATTACAATCAGCCGAACTCATCGTCGGACTGACCGACGGACCTGAAGCTTATATTCTGGGCTTTATAGGCTTACAAAACGATTACATTGCCGGAATTTTCATTTGCAATGATGCTCAACATCAAGGTCTGGGGACGGCGCTATTGGCGACTGCCCAAGCTGACCATCATCAATTACAATTAAACGTCTATGTTGCTAATCGCCCAGCCATTGCCTTTTATCACTATCACGGTTTCCGTGTCATTGATCAGGCTAGTGACCAAGCAACCCAGCAACCAGAATATACGATGCAATGGCAACGTTAGTTTTCTTAATTAAGCCAGTACGATTCTTAACGAGTCGTACTGGCTTTATTTGCTTAATAATATTAATGATTAAAAAAATAATATTGTATTTAATCTAATTTTAATGTATTCTCATCTACATATCATAATCATTTGAAGCAGGGGGTACATATATGCAATGGAAATTATTTGCCACAGTTGCCACGTTAACGGCAACGACCGGCGTTTTACT
This Lactiplantibacillus plantarum DNA region includes the following protein-coding sequences:
- a CDS encoding ABC-F family ATP-binding cassette domain-containing protein, with amino-acid sequence MTMINLKNIQKDMAGRPLFTIDRLVANAGDKIGVVGRNGAGKSTLAHLLTGTDRDYTGQIMVDEPVSYVAQIAPTFDQSGGQAMLTRIRQALSARPTILILDEPSSNLDETHQQWLINQLQRFRGLLLLISHDRQLLNAVTTQTWAVEHQKFTAYAGNYAYYQTVKAQQLATQKVAYQRQNTHQRELLAAQRQRNEKAQRIRKGNRRMSQVERAKTKATREATAAKMERTAKRMVARGQREPQVAKPFTTSGFKLVATDFPTFTGKTVVTGLNVTLAEYGKTLLAHADFQIRPHDRVAIVGPNGSGKTTLLRAILGGRVSGLRLAPAARVGVFNQDMTVLDGKQSVWQTVRQVSQLPDQTIRNVMGALGLPARFYPQLVSALSGGELVKLQLIRILVGQYNVLMLDEPTNYLDVDALDALADYLQNYPGTVIFVSHDEPFCQAVATRVLQFETHQLVDPDKVVKAPQPVEADLAVLQFKYDQLMADPTSSTATIQALQQQIDRLKA
- a CDS encoding CrcB family protein, whose translation is MKKIIAITGFAMLGGGLREGLSLLVTWPQHFWITCLINIVGAFVLSLITNLLPARLPVSEDIVIGMSVGFVGSFTTFSTFTFETLQSFQSGHSVLALSYVAASLGLGLLAGLAGNFLSTYWLPKEEF
- a CDS encoding fluoride efflux transporter FluC translates to MLVLVGLAGAGAAVGALSRYGIMRLALPLNRWPLPIATLFINLTGALLLGWILTSSLPPNWQIFLGTGIMGGYTTFSTMINELVLLGRNHHQRVAWEYFGLSLVGGLVMVYLGTLI
- a CDS encoding acetate/propionate family kinase, with protein sequence MQKTLIINAGSSSLKWQLFAMPAETVVASGLVERISMPGSIFTIKYGDHQKFETTVDNLDQNHAAQMLLAELQRLAIIDSLTEITAVAHRVVAGGETFKQAVEVTPAVLEAIKGLSDFAPLHNPMEARGIETMAQALPTVKQYAVFDSQFFTDLPEMNAIYSLPYELTQKYHIRRYGEHGISHGYLTGRAAELLAKPKDDLNLVTLHLGSGASLAAVKNGRAFDTSMGFTPLTGVTMGTRAGDVDPAVLPFLMKALKIDDPNEIMMMLNNQSGLLGISGISPDMREIRAQEATNPQAQLAVEIFVNRIVKYAGSYLTELKRADALIFAGGIGEHNATLRQQIIDELSIFGVTLDPKLNEAGQEGLISGADSKIKVMLIPTNEELAMVRQVAALQN
- a CDS encoding NFACT RNA binding domain-containing protein, whose translation is MTTTTDVDLVQTGLAHLIHHTRKQIESLTKALDHLPDVSDLQLKGTLLKTYASQIEGHHHFVELPDYQGHQLSIKLDIKKSIIENAEDYFHRYHKSKRGQATVQQNLATAKTELYQQLATQAAFDPNDPQAVAALKQTLIAAGAIHTHVLHSSKAPTPAHPRRFYTHDHVLVEVGKNSRQNDHLTLTARKDYYWMHAGGEIPGSHVVIHSNHPSEQTLQEAAVLTAYYSKGRQMNRVPVDVLTVGQMRKPKGAKAGLVTFSGPARTITVIPDATLAAELRDQEDIHHDTD
- a CDS encoding iron chaperone encodes the protein MTPIEAYIANTPQAYQSQLIALQQTIATVLPEAQEQLKYQMPTFYWHENVIHFALFKHHFGLYPTPSAIETFHDQLITYKTSKGAIQFPLDQPLPLELITAITEFRRHEIIAKYDL
- a CDS encoding aldo/keto reductase codes for the protein MTYSAASTRYDELPIRRVGKTGLQLPVVSLGLWRNFGDEAPFANSRKVVLDAFDHGVFSFDLANNYGPSKGSAERTFGQIMQRDLKPYRDELVITTKAGYPAWSGPYGAFGSRKTLISSLDRSLKQMHLDYVDIFYSHRPDPNIDLYETAAALDQLVRQGKALYVGISNYDRDQTATMVKYFNEMHTPFTVNQYSYNMLNQQAQTTGLIDYLGQHNAGLVVYGPLAEGLLTQRYLQGIPADFPIHRTNKYLFDQGTAAVVNQLNALNRIAEQRGQTLAQMALAWLLRSQVVTSVIIGTTNVDHLHANLEATHNLTFSDDEVKAITAILK
- a CDS encoding histidine phosphatase family protein, translated to MTTFYVVRHGQTAANAQNLKQGTINTAVTHLNSVGKQQAQTLHDTFDISFADRLICSPLDRTQATAAILNQGRQLPVSQDERLLEISYGQWDGQDNDQLLAAYPQYFDPLLQDVLPSYVEVATDGETFEHVQQRVAAFLKTTAQAHPDEQIIVVTHGFTVKAMALAILKPTDPMSLPEPANTSVTKVMVDAVHGRQYLAYYNRLPQF
- the serC gene encoding 3-phosphoserine/phosphohydroxythreonine transaminase; the protein is MPIYNFSAGPAVLPQPVITQIQAELPSFRDSGMSILEISHRSDLFAQVLQDAEQDLRDLMAIPDNYHVLFFQGGGTLQFTAAPLNLAPHHRIGLLDSGHWAQRAADEAKRVGTKVTILGSSAANHFNQLPTVVQPIDQSLDYIHLTTNNTIEGTMMTRLPVTGQVPLVADMSSNFLGEPYQVSDFGLIFAGAQKNLGPAGLTIVIVRDDLIGQVANLPSMLDYQLFAAKDSMFNTPPVFAIYAAGLVLKWLKAQGGLSTMTARNHAKAALLYDFLDQSQLFTNPVKTSDRSTMNVPFVTGQADLDAAVIQGAREHGLLNLKGHRLVGGMRASLYNAMPLAGVQALVDYLAAFEAHHR
- a CDS encoding phosphoglycerate dehydrogenase, whose product is MYQVKTYNAIAPAGLNTFTADYTLNQSEHPDAYLIRSVNLHTETLPSSLKVIVRAGAGVNNIPIDQATANGTAVFNTPGSNANAVKELIIGLLIMASRNLIAATTYSAQHTEADISQRTEHDKTQFNGIELTGKTLAVIGLGHVGALVANAALSLGMNVIGYDPYLSADAAWNIAKQVQRAATLPDAVKQADFVTVHVPKNADTLHLINKDALAAMPTGVQLFNYSRLGIVDNTAVMNALATGQVAHYYTDFGEPQLANQSAVTVTPHIGGSTIEAEINGATQAARTIMTYLETGNVHAAINLPDLNVPFNAAYRFTVIHENVPNMVSQITAKLAAANLNITTMANAAKHQIAYTIIDVDDLQQPQQADLIAELSKIPAVSRVRLLKRGSVE